The Candidatus Palauibacter australiensis genome contains the following window.
ACTGCGCGCCCGGCGTGAGGCCGTCCTCCGCCAGGGCCGTGAGGAAGCGGTATGCCTCGAGCGCTTCCGGCCCGTCCAGGTATCCCGCCGCGCCGCCGCCGCCGGGCGCGAGGATGTCGCCTCCCGCCGACCACACGAACGGCACCCACTGGTACAGGTTGCGCGGAAAGTCGAACCCGAACACGTCCTGCCGGCCGTCGCCGTCGGTGTCTGCGGCGACCGTCTCCGCGGCCCGCCGGAAATCCGTCCACGTCCAGCCGGCCGCGGGCTCGGCGGTCGACGGCGCCACCGGCAGAAGGGCCTCGACCCCCGCGGCGGCGAGCACGCTCCGGTTCGCGTACAGGACCATCGGCGTGAAGTCCTTCGGCAGCGCGAACATGGATCCGCCCCGGCGAAACGCGTCCGCCACCTGCCCGAACACGCTGTCCGTCCGAAAGCCGAGCGCCTCCATGTATGGCGCGAGATCCAGCGCCAGTCCGCGCTCCACGAAGGTGGGGATGTCCGGCGAGTCCATGAGGTAGACGTCGGGCGGACGCCCCGCCGCGATCGAGGTCAGCAGGCGCTCCTCGTATCCGTTGGGAGCCGACTCGAGCGCGATGCGGACGCCGGGGTGCAGCGCCTCGTAGCGGTCGGCCACTTCCCGCTCGATCTCGAGTTCGTGTCCACCGGCCCAGAGCGCCACGCGCAGCACCGTGTCCGATTCGCCGGGCGCACAGCCCGCCGCCGCGAGGATGAGGGCGGCGAGAACAGGGCCGGCGAGGACTCTGGCGGCGCGAACGGCCGGGAGGGGCCGGCGTGCGCGCGGCGGTGGGCGCGTCATCGGGGGCCCGGTCGGTCGGTCGGTCGGGGCGCGGCCTGCTCGCGGTGGCCATCCGGACCGAACAGGTGGCTGCGCTCCCACGCGACCGACACGCGCACCCGGTCGCCGGGAGCGACTCGGAGGGCGGGGCCCGCGCGCGCCACCCACGCCGCGTCGCCGGGGCCGTCCAGGTGTACGCGCTGCTCGCTGCCCAGCGCCTCCACGCGGAGCGCGGTGGC
Protein-coding sequences here:
- a CDS encoding sugar ABC transporter substrate-binding protein yields the protein MTRPPPRARRPLPAVRAARVLAGPVLAALILAAAGCAPGESDTVLRVALWAGGHELEIEREVADRYEALHPGVRIALESAPNGYEERLLTSIAAGRPPDVYLMDSPDIPTFVERGLALDLAPYMEALGFRTDSVFGQVADAFRRGGSMFALPKDFTPMVLYANRSVLAAAGVEALLPVAPSTAEPAAGWTWTDFRRAAETVAADTDGDGRQDVFGFDFPRNLYQWVPFVWSAGGDILAPGGGGAAGYLDGPEALEAYRFLTALAEDGLTPGAQFVQQGDPAREARFASGGQAFLLSGHWTLPVFRDLVETGGLDLAILPIPHHPSRTAATSVLYASGWAVPPNAPNLRRAIDLAGFLASPDAQRIRARSGLAIPSRIDVAAEIAAADGSGVEAAFIALVEGARMTWGARVRDFSRIEALAVEIMDRRLIRGEPLASSASDVARRIDAEFGR